Proteins from a genomic interval of Amycolatopsis sp. cg13:
- a CDS encoding glutamine synthetase: protein MTKAASAAAKDLAAAGVGGVHLAWADNNGIPRSRVVPVGGLADAAVRGVGATSLFAVFDSHDAITYAHSGLGTPSGDIRLVPVVERLRRLAGQPALAWAPVRQLAADGSPWPYCQRSVLERHVAEAAQRGLEFRAGYELEFSVAPAGSEDVVSAPGHRGPAYSPHALIGLDDFVAALLHDFAANGLQIGQLHAEYGVAQLELSLAATDPVSAADDQLLARQTIHAAAHAHGLVASFAPMIGLGAAGNGWHLHTSVRRKGRNLLAGDGVPEGEGAAYLGGLLRDLPALTAITAPSVPSTMRLRPGFFAGAYAFWGVENREAPLRYVPGTALLGTEHANVELKTSDASANPYLALAVVLAAGMAGIEDSAVLPEPIAEDPGGWSEGERNTAGVLPLPASPSEQDTALLANPRVSGALGDELLGAFRAVRASDAAWAAERAPEEIVAAHLWRY, encoded by the coding sequence ATGACCAAGGCGGCGTCGGCGGCGGCGAAGGACCTGGCCGCGGCGGGGGTCGGTGGCGTCCATCTCGCCTGGGCGGACAACAACGGCATCCCGCGCTCGCGCGTGGTCCCGGTCGGCGGACTGGCCGACGCGGCGGTCCGCGGCGTGGGCGCGACCTCGCTGTTCGCGGTCTTCGACAGCCACGACGCCATCACCTACGCCCACTCCGGCCTCGGCACGCCGTCCGGCGACATCCGGCTCGTGCCGGTCGTGGAACGGCTCCGCCGGCTCGCCGGACAGCCCGCGCTCGCCTGGGCGCCGGTGCGGCAGCTCGCCGCGGACGGTTCGCCCTGGCCGTACTGCCAGCGTTCCGTGCTGGAGCGCCACGTTGCCGAGGCGGCGCAGCGCGGGCTCGAGTTCCGGGCCGGGTACGAGCTGGAGTTCTCCGTCGCACCGGCGGGCAGCGAGGACGTCGTGTCCGCGCCGGGGCATCGCGGGCCTGCGTACAGCCCGCATGCGCTCATCGGCTTGGACGACTTTGTCGCCGCGCTGCTGCACGATTTCGCCGCCAACGGCTTGCAGATCGGCCAGCTGCACGCGGAATACGGCGTAGCGCAGCTGGAATTGTCGCTCGCGGCTACGGATCCGGTGTCCGCGGCGGACGATCAGCTGCTGGCGCGCCAGACCATCCACGCGGCCGCGCACGCGCACGGCCTCGTGGCGAGTTTCGCGCCGATGATCGGCCTCGGCGCGGCCGGGAACGGCTGGCACCTGCACACTTCCGTCCGCCGCAAGGGACGCAACCTCCTGGCTGGCGACGGCGTACCGGAGGGCGAAGGCGCGGCCTACCTCGGCGGGCTGCTGCGGGATTTGCCCGCGCTGACGGCGATCACGGCACCGAGCGTGCCCTCGACGATGCGGTTGCGGCCCGGGTTTTTCGCTGGAGCGTATGCGTTCTGGGGCGTGGAAAACCGTGAAGCGCCGCTGCGGTACGTCCCGGGAACGGCGTTGCTCGGGACGGAACACGCGAATGTCGAGCTGAAAACGTCGGACGCGTCGGCCAATCCGTACCTCGCGCTGGCGGTCGTGCTCGCCGCCGGGATGGCCGGGATCGAGGATTCGGCGGTCCTGCCGGAGCCGATCGCCGAGGATCCGGGCGGCTGGAGCGAAGGGGAACGGAACACCGCGGGCGTGCTGCCGCTGCCGGCGAGTCCGTCCGAACAGGACACCGCGCTGCTGGCGAATCCGCGCGTGTCCGGGGCGCTGGGGGACGAGCTGCTCGGCGCGTTCCGCGCGGTGCGCGCCTCGGACGCGGCGTGGGCCGCCGAGCGGGCGCCCGAGGAGATCGTGGCGGCGCATCTGTGGCGGTACTGA
- a CDS encoding DMT family transporter has translation MYAGAAIAVDLFGHATPSGVAWLRCLGAAVVLLLWRRPPKAAWRGKRLLLAGAFGIVTAGMNVVFYEAIARLPLGTVVALEFVGPVVVAAVGSRTRRDLIALVLVALGVVAIADVRIAGSPLGVVFALAAAAAWAGYIVLGKRVAIEGDGLDSLAVGFVVATVTLSPLAFGTGEMWGSPRMLLLGIGVGVLSTVVPYALDQVVLRRLGQARFAVLLALLPVTAGVVGFLVLAQVPSVIEAAGTLAVVAGVALRSRDDAGPVTEPPG, from the coding sequence ATGTATGCCGGTGCGGCCATCGCGGTCGACCTCTTCGGGCACGCGACGCCGTCCGGAGTCGCGTGGTTGCGCTGTCTCGGGGCGGCCGTCGTGCTGCTGTTGTGGCGGCGGCCGCCGAAGGCTGCCTGGCGGGGCAAGCGGCTGCTGCTCGCGGGCGCTTTCGGCATCGTCACCGCGGGGATGAACGTGGTCTTTTACGAGGCCATCGCGCGGCTCCCGCTGGGCACCGTCGTGGCGCTGGAGTTCGTGGGGCCGGTCGTCGTGGCCGCGGTCGGGTCGCGGACGCGGCGGGACCTGATCGCGCTGGTGCTGGTGGCCCTCGGCGTGGTCGCGATCGCGGACGTGCGCATCGCGGGCAGTCCGCTCGGGGTCGTGTTCGCGCTGGCCGCGGCGGCCGCGTGGGCGGGGTACATCGTGCTCGGCAAGCGGGTCGCGATCGAAGGGGACGGGCTGGATTCGCTGGCGGTCGGGTTCGTGGTGGCGACCGTCACGCTGTCGCCGCTCGCGTTCGGCACCGGCGAAATGTGGGGTTCGCCACGCATGCTGCTGCTCGGGATCGGCGTCGGCGTGCTGTCGACCGTTGTGCCGTACGCGCTCGACCAAGTGGTCCTGCGCCGCCTCGGGCAGGCTCGGTTCGCGGTGCTGCTGGCGTTGCTGCCGGTGACGGCGGGCGTCGTCGGGTTCCTGGTGCTCGCGCAGGTGCCGAGTGTGATCGAGGCGGCCGGGACGCTCGCCGTCGTCGCGGGGGTGGCGTTGCGCAGCCGGGACGACGCCGGACCGGTCACTGAGCCGCCCGGGTGA
- a CDS encoding ROK family protein translates to MSSPPVARPDEVRRHNRTTLLRLLHVGGPSTRAALATELGLNRSTIKTLVDGLAEAGVVEEKVPRPGRGAGRPSLLVLPQPHAAVVLAVDLQVEHVAIALVGLGGQILGRNSWNLHARTRTADEVITHVIESTRVLAGDLGVEPVAVGVSVPGVVRRADGLVHEAPNLRWTDVALGDRLSAVLRIPVLVANDAELGAVAEHLRGAARGSSDSVYVSADVGVGGGVISQGSSLRGGAGYVGEIGHMAIRPGGRACYCGSRGCWETEIGEAALCRALGLPEDTPRGAILVELRELGSDADSAAARLEEYAEWLTLGLVNVVNLLGPELVVLGDLLTVLPESVIRAVAEEVRRRSLVSRAVGGTRIVSSALGADVKLLGAAEVAFEVVLDTV, encoded by the coding sequence GTGAGCAGCCCGCCCGTCGCCCGCCCGGACGAGGTGCGCCGGCACAACCGCACGACCCTGTTGCGCCTGCTGCACGTCGGCGGGCCCAGTACGCGGGCTGCGCTGGCCACCGAACTGGGGCTCAACCGGAGCACCATCAAGACCCTCGTCGACGGCCTCGCCGAGGCGGGAGTGGTCGAGGAGAAAGTGCCGAGGCCGGGACGAGGGGCGGGCCGCCCCTCGCTCCTGGTCCTGCCGCAGCCGCACGCCGCGGTGGTGCTCGCGGTCGACCTGCAGGTCGAGCACGTGGCGATCGCGCTGGTCGGGCTCGGCGGGCAGATTCTCGGGCGCAACAGCTGGAATCTGCACGCCCGGACGCGGACCGCGGACGAGGTCATCACGCACGTGATCGAGTCGACCCGGGTGCTGGCCGGGGACCTCGGCGTGGAGCCGGTGGCGGTCGGCGTGTCGGTGCCCGGGGTGGTCCGGCGGGCGGACGGGCTGGTGCACGAGGCACCGAACCTGCGGTGGACCGATGTGGCGCTCGGGGACCGGCTGTCCGCGGTGCTGCGGATCCCGGTGCTGGTGGCCAATGACGCCGAGCTAGGGGCGGTTGCCGAGCATCTCCGCGGTGCGGCCCGGGGGTCTTCGGATTCGGTTTACGTATCCGCGGACGTCGGCGTGGGCGGCGGGGTGATTTCGCAAGGGTCTTCGCTTCGTGGCGGAGCGGGGTATGTCGGCGAGATCGGGCACATGGCGATCCGGCCTGGCGGGCGGGCTTGCTATTGCGGGAGCCGCGGGTGCTGGGAGACCGAGATCGGCGAGGCGGCGTTGTGCCGGGCGCTGGGGCTGCCTGAGGACACGCCTCGTGGGGCGATTCTCGTTGAGCTGCGTGAGCTGGGGTCGGATGCTGACTCGGCTGCTGCTCGGCTCGAGGAGTACGCGGAGTGGCTCACGTTGGGGTTGGTCAACGTGGTCAACCTGCTCGGGCCTGAGCTGGTGGTGCTGGGGGACTTGCTGACGGTGTTGCCGGAGTCGGTGATCCGGGCTGTCGCCGAGGAGGTTCGGCGGAGGAGTTTGGTTTCGCGGGCTGTCGGGGGGACTCGGATTGTGAGTTCCGCGTTGGGGGCGGATGTGAAGCTGCTGGGGGCGGCTGAGGTGGCGTTCGAGGTGGTTCTGGACACGGTTTGA
- a CDS encoding sugar ABC transporter permease — translation MTETSEKPQTPDAPTGAIADFGIDTTSMSTGEAIKDYFARMKDGQLGSIPAVLGVIVLAVLFSALSGDFFTLQNIANLLEQGAGQTIIAMGIVFVLLLGEIDLSAGTASGVCASLMALHYVHNGNLLGSMGTGVFITFIAVLVLAVVLALLQKIWAGAAVSLVGIVVILVGAPVNAWVEMLIAVCTGTAIGCITGFLVSKIGMPSFVVTLALFIVWQGVILQFVGEGGTLPISTSDTLNAVANGNLSVAGSWVLFVVAAGGYAVLALGQHFSRLKRGLVVQPTPIVLAKVGAIAVVAAVATYLLTINRASNDLVVIAGVPYVVPIVLVLLVAGTYVLNRTKYGRHLYAVGGNKEAARRAGINVPKLRTSVFVISSSFAAIGAIVYSSKVGSVSGQSGGLNTLLFAVGAAVIGGTSLFGGKGRIMDAVIGGAVLAIVNNGLGLLQQKAAVVNIITGLVLLLAATVDALSRRRAEASAR, via the coding sequence ATGACCGAAACTTCCGAGAAGCCGCAGACTCCGGACGCGCCCACCGGGGCGATCGCCGACTTCGGCATCGACACCACCTCGATGTCCACCGGCGAGGCGATCAAGGACTACTTCGCGCGGATGAAGGACGGGCAGCTCGGCTCGATTCCCGCCGTGCTCGGCGTGATCGTGCTCGCCGTCCTGTTCAGCGCGCTGTCCGGCGACTTCTTCACGCTGCAGAACATCGCCAACCTGCTGGAGCAGGGCGCGGGCCAGACCATCATCGCGATGGGCATCGTGTTCGTGCTGCTGCTGGGCGAGATCGACCTGTCCGCGGGCACCGCTTCCGGCGTCTGCGCGTCGCTGATGGCGCTGCACTATGTCCACAATGGAAACTTGCTGGGTTCCATGGGAACCGGCGTCTTCATCACGTTCATCGCGGTGCTCGTGCTCGCGGTGGTGCTCGCGCTGCTGCAGAAGATCTGGGCCGGGGCGGCGGTTTCGCTGGTCGGCATCGTGGTGATCCTGGTCGGCGCGCCGGTCAACGCGTGGGTCGAAATGCTCATCGCGGTCTGCACCGGCACCGCGATCGGCTGCATCACCGGTTTCCTCGTGTCGAAGATCGGGATGCCGTCCTTCGTCGTCACGCTGGCGCTGTTCATCGTGTGGCAGGGCGTGATCCTGCAGTTCGTCGGCGAAGGCGGCACGCTGCCGATCAGCACGAGCGACACGCTCAACGCGGTCGCCAACGGCAACCTCTCGGTCGCCGGCAGCTGGGTGCTGTTCGTGGTCGCGGCGGGCGGATACGCGGTGCTCGCGCTCGGACAGCACTTCTCGCGGCTGAAGCGCGGGCTGGTGGTCCAGCCGACGCCGATCGTGCTGGCGAAGGTCGGCGCCATCGCGGTCGTCGCGGCGGTCGCGACCTACTTGCTCACCATCAACCGCGCGTCGAACGACCTCGTCGTGATCGCGGGCGTGCCGTACGTGGTGCCGATCGTCCTGGTCCTCCTGGTGGCGGGCACCTACGTGCTCAACCGCACCAAGTACGGCCGGCACCTGTACGCGGTGGGCGGCAACAAGGAAGCCGCGCGCCGGGCCGGCATCAACGTGCCGAAGCTGCGCACCAGCGTGTTCGTGATCAGCTCGTCGTTCGCGGCGATCGGCGCGATCGTGTACTCGTCGAAGGTCGGCTCCGTCAGCGGCCAGTCCGGCGGCCTGAACACGCTGCTGTTCGCCGTCGGAGCCGCGGTCATCGGCGGCACCTCGCTGTTCGGCGGCAAGGGCCGGATCATGGACGCGGTCATCGGCGGCGCGGTGCTGGCGATCGTGAACAACGGGCTCGGCCTGCTCCAGCAGAAGGCCGCGGTGGTCAACATCATCACCGGTCTGGTGCTTTTGCTGGCCGCGACCGTCGACGCGCTCTCGCGACGGCGGGCTGAGGCATCGGCCCGCTGA
- a CDS encoding ATP-binding cassette domain-containing protein: protein MSEPILDITDLNKSFGPVHVLHDVDFAVRAGEVTALVGDNGAGKSTLVKCIAGIHPYDTGSVRFNGTDAHIRGPKDAAELGIEVVYQDLALADNLDIVQNMFLGRERGSSWLLDEASMEKAARETLASLGVRTVKSVRTPVSSLSGGQRQTVAIAKSVLWNSKVVILDEPTAALGVAQTKQVLDLVRRLAEQGLGVVLISHNMADVFEVADRIAVLYLGRLVADVQTKDVTHSQVVELITAGRSGDLGLARPEAVAL, encoded by the coding sequence ATGAGCGAGCCCATTCTCGACATCACCGACCTGAACAAGAGCTTCGGCCCGGTGCACGTCCTGCACGACGTGGACTTCGCCGTGCGGGCAGGCGAAGTGACCGCGCTCGTCGGCGACAACGGGGCCGGCAAGTCCACTTTGGTCAAATGCATCGCGGGCATTCACCCGTACGACACCGGATCCGTCCGGTTCAACGGCACGGACGCGCACATCCGCGGTCCGAAGGACGCCGCCGAACTCGGCATCGAGGTCGTGTACCAGGACCTCGCGCTGGCCGACAACCTCGACATCGTGCAGAACATGTTCCTCGGCCGCGAGCGCGGCAGCAGCTGGCTGCTCGACGAGGCCAGCATGGAGAAGGCCGCGCGCGAGACGCTGGCGTCGCTGGGCGTGCGCACGGTGAAATCGGTCCGCACCCCGGTTTCCTCGCTGTCCGGCGGGCAGCGCCAGACCGTCGCGATCGCGAAATCCGTGCTGTGGAACAGCAAAGTGGTCATCCTCGACGAGCCGACCGCCGCGCTCGGCGTCGCGCAGACCAAGCAGGTGCTCGACCTGGTCCGCAGGCTGGCCGAACAGGGCCTCGGCGTGGTGCTGATCAGCCACAACATGGCCGACGTGTTCGAGGTCGCGGACCGGATCGCGGTGCTTTACCTCGGCCGGCTCGTCGCGGACGTCCAGACCAAGGACGTGACACACAGCCAGGTCGTCGAACTCATCACCGCGGGCCGATCGGGCGACCTCGGCCTGGCCCGTCCCGAAGCTGTCGCGCTGTGA
- a CDS encoding substrate-binding domain-containing protein, translated as MRTRTLTLLAATVSAGLALSACGANSAGSGNSGDSKSSASAPAGGGASGKVGVILPETATSARWEAFDKPMLQAALSAQGFSADIQNAQGDNQKFSTLADGFISSGVKVLIIAPSDPAVGAAIEAKAKNAGIPVIDYDRPSLGGSAGYYVSFDNEKVGEIQAQGLADALKSKPGANVVQIEGAPTDNNATLFANGHDKVLKPLYDSKALNLVQKQAIDNWDAQVGGTTFEQIFTRVNGKVDGVVAANDELAGAIITVLKKNGLNGKVPVTGQDSTPAGLQAILRGDQTLTIFKPIKEEAENTAKLAAALAKGDTAAADAIATGKLHDPKNNRDLKSVLLQPQLITIKDIKTVVQQGYVKASDICTGDLAAKCTENGIS; from the coding sequence ATGCGCACCAGAACCCTTACCCTCCTCGCCGCGACGGTGAGCGCCGGCCTGGCGCTTTCGGCGTGCGGCGCCAACAGCGCGGGCTCCGGCAACTCGGGGGACAGCAAGAGCTCCGCCTCCGCCCCGGCGGGCGGCGGCGCCAGCGGCAAGGTCGGCGTGATCCTGCCGGAGACCGCCACTTCGGCCCGCTGGGAAGCCTTCGACAAGCCGATGCTGCAGGCCGCGCTCTCCGCGCAGGGCTTCAGCGCCGACATCCAGAACGCCCAGGGCGACAACCAGAAGTTCTCCACCCTCGCCGACGGCTTCATCAGCTCGGGCGTCAAGGTGCTGATCATCGCCCCGTCCGACCCGGCGGTCGGCGCGGCGATCGAGGCCAAGGCCAAGAACGCGGGCATCCCGGTCATCGACTACGACCGCCCGAGCCTCGGCGGTTCGGCCGGCTACTACGTCTCGTTCGACAACGAGAAGGTCGGCGAGATCCAGGCGCAGGGCCTGGCCGACGCGCTGAAGAGCAAGCCGGGAGCCAACGTCGTCCAGATCGAGGGCGCGCCGACGGACAACAACGCGACTCTGTTCGCCAACGGGCACGACAAGGTCCTCAAGCCGCTGTACGACTCCAAGGCGCTGAACCTCGTGCAGAAGCAGGCCATCGACAACTGGGACGCCCAGGTCGGCGGCACGACCTTCGAGCAGATCTTCACCCGCGTCAACGGCAAGGTCGACGGCGTCGTCGCGGCGAACGACGAGCTGGCCGGCGCGATCATCACCGTGCTGAAGAAGAACGGGCTCAACGGGAAGGTCCCGGTCACCGGCCAGGACTCGACCCCGGCCGGCCTGCAGGCGATCCTGCGCGGCGACCAGACGCTGACGATCTTCAAGCCGATCAAGGAAGAGGCGGAGAACACCGCGAAGCTCGCGGCCGCGCTGGCCAAGGGCGACACGGCCGCCGCGGACGCGATCGCCACCGGCAAGCTGCACGACCCGAAGAACAACCGCGACCTGAAGTCGGTGCTGCTGCAGCCGCAGCTGATCACGATCAAGGACATCAAGACCGTCGTCCAGCAGGGCTACGTCAAGGCGTCCGACATCTGCACCGGCGACCTCGCCGCCAAGTGCACCGAAAACGGCATCTCCTGA
- a CDS encoding DEAD/DEAH box helicase, whose translation MNRVLSETTQPVLGAPPAEKDSTARPLRAWQRRALTKYLSSRPKDFLAVATPGAGKTVFGLRIAAELLSDRTVEAVTIVTPTEHLKHQWAASAAAAGIPIDSNFRNTTGVTSSDYRGVAVTYAQVAAHPTLHRVRTENRKTLVILDEIHHAGDAKSWGDATSEAFTPAVRRLALTGTPFRSDDSPIPFVTYEPDGGGFQRSKADHSYGYSDALADGVVRPVVFLAYSGEASWRTSAGEEFTARLGEPLTAEQNARAWRTALDPAGEWIPAVLQAADTRLSQVRQGIPDAGGLVIATDQETARAYAKILERICGETPTLVLSDDPKASGRIKEFSETKERWIVAVRMVSEGVDVPRLAVGVYATSASTPLFFAQAIGRYVRARKKGETASIFLPSVPVLLELASELEAQRDHVLGKPHREKEGWDDELLAQANRTEDEPGEEEKAFTSLHASAELDQVIYDGNSFGTAVFSGSDEEQEYLGLPGLLEPDQVRALLRKRQEEQITDEKRRKPKTEEPAAPPVRSQSVSERLGALRKELNALVGVYHHRTKKPHGAIHNELRRQCGGPPTAMATVEQLEERIVTLRSW comes from the coding sequence GTGAACCGAGTTTTGTCCGAGACGACCCAGCCGGTCCTCGGGGCGCCGCCCGCAGAGAAGGACTCCACCGCGCGCCCGCTGCGCGCCTGGCAGCGCCGCGCGCTCACGAAGTACCTGTCGAGCCGGCCGAAGGACTTCCTCGCGGTCGCGACGCCGGGCGCGGGCAAGACCGTCTTCGGTCTCCGGATCGCCGCCGAACTGCTTTCGGACCGCACCGTCGAGGCCGTCACGATCGTCACGCCGACCGAGCACCTGAAGCACCAGTGGGCGGCCTCGGCCGCGGCGGCGGGCATCCCGATCGACTCGAACTTCCGCAACACCACCGGCGTCACGTCGTCGGACTACCGCGGCGTCGCGGTCACCTACGCGCAGGTCGCCGCGCACCCCACGCTGCACCGGGTGCGCACGGAGAACCGCAAGACGCTGGTGATCCTCGACGAGATCCACCACGCGGGCGACGCGAAGTCCTGGGGCGACGCGACCAGCGAGGCGTTCACGCCCGCGGTGCGCCGCCTCGCGCTCACCGGAACCCCGTTCCGCAGCGACGACTCGCCCATCCCGTTCGTCACCTACGAACCGGACGGCGGCGGGTTCCAGCGCAGCAAGGCCGACCATTCCTACGGCTACTCCGACGCGCTCGCCGACGGCGTGGTCCGGCCGGTCGTCTTCCTCGCCTACTCGGGCGAGGCGTCGTGGCGCACGAGCGCGGGCGAGGAGTTCACCGCGCGGCTGGGCGAGCCGCTCACCGCGGAGCAGAACGCGCGCGCCTGGCGCACGGCGCTCGACCCGGCGGGCGAGTGGATCCCGGCGGTCCTGCAGGCCGCCGACACCCGGCTCAGCCAGGTGCGCCAAGGCATCCCCGACGCGGGCGGCCTGGTGATCGCCACCGACCAGGAGACCGCGCGCGCCTACGCCAAGATCCTGGAACGGATCTGCGGCGAAACGCCGACGCTGGTGCTGTCCGACGACCCGAAGGCGTCCGGGCGGATCAAGGAGTTCTCCGAAACCAAGGAACGCTGGATCGTCGCGGTCCGGATGGTGTCCGAGGGCGTCGACGTCCCGCGGCTGGCCGTCGGCGTGTACGCGACCAGCGCGTCCACCCCGCTGTTCTTCGCACAGGCCATCGGCCGCTACGTGCGGGCCCGGAAAAAGGGCGAGACGGCGAGCATCTTCCTGCCGAGCGTCCCGGTGCTGCTGGAGCTGGCCAGCGAGCTGGAAGCGCAGCGCGACCACGTGCTCGGCAAACCGCACCGGGAGAAGGAAGGCTGGGACGACGAACTGCTCGCCCAGGCCAACCGCACCGAGGACGAACCGGGCGAGGAAGAGAAGGCGTTCACCTCGCTGCACGCCTCGGCCGAGCTCGACCAGGTCATCTACGACGGCAACTCGTTCGGCACCGCGGTCTTCTCCGGCTCCGACGAGGAGCAGGAGTACCTCGGCCTTCCCGGTCTGCTGGAGCCGGACCAGGTCCGCGCGCTGCTGCGCAAGCGGCAGGAAGAGCAGATCACCGACGAGAAGCGGCGCAAGCCGAAGACCGAGGAACCGGCCGCGCCGCCGGTCCGGTCGCAGTCGGTGAGCGAACGGCTCGGCGCGCTGCGCAAGGAGCTCAACGCGCTGGTCGGCGTGTACCACCACCGCACGAAGAAACCGCACGGCGCGATCCACAACGAACTGCGCCGCCAGTGCGGCGGTCCGCCCACCGCGATGGCGACGGTGGAGCAGCTCGAAGAGCGGATCGTCACGCTGCGCTCCTGGTAG